The Achromobacter deleyi genome has a window encoding:
- the folE2 gene encoding GTP cyclohydrolase FolE2 translates to MNSPIDPAIVMPDVQSSADTRHIPIQRVGIRGVRHPMLIESGDGSPQGTVANWTLTVALPPEEKGTHMSRFVALLEKYRSTPMTPKLFRAMAADMLPLLHAERGDITASFPYFINKSAPISGVQSLLDYEVQWIARAQADSVEFELIVQVPVTSLCPCSKAISEYGAHNQRSHVTVSAILSDDIGMDGVIRLIEEEGSCELWGLLKRPDEKYVTERAYDNPKFVEDLVRDVAARLNAHPGIARYRVEAENFESIHNHSAYAVVEG, encoded by the coding sequence ATGAATTCTCCGATCGACCCCGCCATCGTGATGCCCGACGTCCAGAGTTCGGCGGACACGCGGCACATCCCGATTCAGCGAGTGGGCATCCGTGGCGTACGCCATCCCATGCTGATTGAAAGCGGCGACGGCTCGCCCCAGGGCACCGTAGCCAACTGGACGCTGACCGTCGCCCTGCCGCCCGAAGAAAAGGGGACGCATATGTCCCGCTTCGTGGCCCTGCTGGAAAAGTACCGCAGCACCCCCATGACGCCGAAACTGTTCCGCGCCATGGCTGCCGACATGCTGCCCTTGCTGCATGCCGAACGCGGCGACATCACCGCGTCGTTCCCGTACTTCATCAACAAATCGGCCCCGATCTCCGGCGTGCAAAGCCTGCTGGACTACGAAGTCCAGTGGATCGCCCGCGCCCAGGCCGACAGCGTTGAATTCGAACTGATCGTGCAGGTGCCCGTCACCAGCCTCTGCCCGTGTTCCAAGGCCATTTCCGAGTACGGCGCGCACAACCAGCGCTCGCATGTCACGGTCTCGGCCATCCTCAGCGACGACATCGGCATGGATGGCGTCATCCGCCTGATCGAAGAAGAGGGCTCGTGCGAGCTGTGGGGGCTGCTCAAGCGCCCCGACGAAAAGTACGTGACCGAACGCGCCTACGACAACCCCAAGTTCGTCGAAGACCTGGTGCGCGACGTGGCTGCCCGCCTGAATGCGCATCCCGGCATCGCCCGCTATCGCGTCGAGGCCGAGAACTTCGAGTCCATCCACAATCACTCGGCCTACGCCGTCGTGGAAGGCTGA
- the dxs gene encoding 1-deoxy-D-xylulose-5-phosphate synthase: MTTDLLDRIQSPADLKRLDRRELKKLADELRGFVLESVSKTGGHLSSNLGTVELTLALHQVFDTPHDRIVWDVGHQSYPHKILTGRRSGMAKLRQQGGISGFPKRSESEYDAFGTAHSSTSISAALGMAVASRNAGVQRQHIAVIGDGAMSAGMAFEAMNNAGVTPNINLLVILNDNDMSISPPVGALNRYLARLMSGRFYATAKNVGRAVLQHVPPVLELARRFEEHAKGMVTPATLFEEFGFNYVGPIDGHDLDALVPTLQNLKALEGLQFLHVVTKKGQGYKLAEADPVLYHGPGKFDPAVGIQQSKAPGKRTFTQVFGQWLCDTAQQDPRLVAVTPAMREGSGLVEFEKRFPQRYFDVGIAEQHAVTFAAGIACEGQKPVVAIYSTFMQRGYDQFVHDVALQNLDVTFALDRAGIVGADGATHAGNYDIAFLRCVPNIVVATPSDENETRLLLSTCYQHPGPASVRYPRGAGCGAQECAGLDVVELGRGLLRREGRKIAILGFGTLVQAALGAAGKLDATVADMRFVKPIDRELILDLASRHDALVTVEDASIMGGAGSAVLEALSAAGVQIPVLQLGLPDEFIDHGEQSALLAGLGLDAAGIEQSIRTRYADLLS, encoded by the coding sequence ATGACGACAGATTTATTGGACCGCATTCAATCGCCGGCAGACCTCAAGCGCCTGGATCGTCGCGAGCTGAAGAAGCTTGCGGACGAACTGCGTGGCTTCGTGCTGGAGTCGGTATCCAAAACGGGCGGACACCTGTCGTCCAACCTGGGCACCGTCGAGCTCACGCTGGCGTTGCATCAGGTGTTCGATACGCCGCACGACCGCATCGTCTGGGATGTGGGCCACCAGTCCTACCCGCACAAGATCCTGACCGGCCGCCGCAGCGGCATGGCCAAGCTGCGCCAGCAGGGCGGCATTTCGGGCTTCCCCAAACGTAGCGAATCCGAGTACGACGCCTTCGGCACCGCGCATTCGTCCACCTCGATCTCCGCGGCGCTGGGCATGGCGGTCGCCTCGCGCAATGCCGGCGTGCAGCGCCAGCATATCGCCGTGATCGGCGACGGCGCGATGTCCGCCGGCATGGCGTTCGAAGCCATGAACAATGCGGGCGTCACGCCCAACATCAACTTGCTGGTGATCCTGAACGACAACGACATGTCGATCTCGCCGCCGGTGGGGGCGCTGAACCGCTACCTGGCACGCCTGATGTCGGGCCGCTTCTACGCCACGGCCAAGAACGTGGGCCGCGCGGTGCTGCAGCATGTGCCGCCCGTCCTCGAACTGGCGCGCCGCTTCGAAGAGCACGCCAAGGGCATGGTCACGCCGGCCACCCTGTTCGAGGAATTCGGCTTCAATTACGTCGGTCCCATCGACGGTCACGACCTGGACGCGCTGGTCCCCACGCTGCAGAACCTGAAGGCCCTGGAAGGCTTGCAGTTCCTGCATGTGGTGACGAAGAAAGGGCAGGGCTACAAGCTGGCCGAGGCCGATCCGGTGCTGTATCACGGCCCGGGCAAGTTCGATCCCGCGGTCGGCATCCAGCAGTCCAAGGCGCCGGGCAAGCGCACGTTCACGCAAGTGTTCGGCCAGTGGCTGTGCGACACGGCCCAGCAGGATCCGCGCCTGGTCGCCGTCACGCCCGCCATGCGCGAAGGCAGCGGTCTGGTGGAATTCGAAAAGCGCTTCCCGCAGCGGTATTTCGACGTGGGCATCGCCGAGCAGCACGCCGTGACGTTTGCCGCCGGCATCGCCTGCGAAGGGCAAAAGCCGGTCGTCGCCATCTATTCCACGTTCATGCAGCGCGGCTACGACCAGTTCGTCCATGACGTCGCCTTGCAGAACCTGGATGTCACGTTCGCGCTGGACCGCGCCGGCATCGTCGGCGCCGACGGCGCAACGCACGCGGGCAACTACGACATCGCATTCCTGCGTTGCGTGCCGAACATCGTGGTCGCCACCCCTTCGGACGAAAACGAGACCCGCTTGCTGCTTTCGACCTGTTATCAGCATCCGGGCCCCGCATCGGTGCGCTATCCGCGCGGCGCGGGCTGTGGCGCCCAGGAGTGCGCCGGCCTGGATGTCGTCGAGCTGGGCCGCGGCCTGCTTCGCCGCGAGGGCAGGAAGATCGCCATCCTGGGTTTTGGCACGCTGGTCCAGGCGGCGCTGGGCGCTGCCGGGAAACTGGACGCCACCGTGGCCGACATGCGCTTCGTCAAGCCGATCGACCGGGAGCTGATCCTGGACCTGGCGAGCCGGCACGACGCGCTCGTCACGGTCGAAGATGCGTCCATCATGGGCGGCGCGGGCAGCGCGGTGCTGGAAGCGCTGAGCGCGGCGGGCGTGCAGATTCCCGTATTGCAACTGGGCTTGCCGGACGAGTTCATCGACCACGGCGAGCAGTCGGCGCTGCTGGCCGGCCTGGGCCTGGACGCCGCCGGCATCGAGCAATCGATCCGTACGCGCTACGCCGATTTGCTGAGCTGA
- a CDS encoding polyprenyl synthetase family protein, giving the protein MKQTQLAFPEWLQGRARHVEDVLDDLMPPADVLPVRLHEAMRYAVLGGGKRVRAALVYAAGQACPVSGSVLAVEASLDRAAAAVELIHAYSLVHDDLPCMDDDTLRRGRPTAHVQFDEATAMLAGDALQPLAFDLLASMPIAPALIVQATQSLARAAGSQGMAGGQAIDLFSVGRSLSRDELQMMHGMKTGAMLACSVALGGIVAGASSASRQALDAYAQAMGLAFQVVDDILDVTADSASLGKTPGKDAAENKPTYVSLLGLAEARAFAEELREAALAALGPLGDAGSRLAQLADFIVLRDR; this is encoded by the coding sequence ATGAAGCAAACTCAACTCGCTTTCCCCGAGTGGTTGCAAGGCCGTGCGCGACACGTCGAAGACGTGCTTGACGACCTCATGCCCCCGGCGGACGTGCTGCCCGTACGCCTGCACGAAGCCATGCGCTACGCCGTGCTCGGCGGCGGCAAGCGCGTGCGCGCCGCCTTGGTCTATGCCGCCGGACAGGCCTGCCCGGTCAGCGGCAGCGTGCTGGCCGTCGAAGCCTCGCTCGACCGCGCCGCCGCCGCCGTGGAACTGATCCATGCCTATTCGCTGGTCCATGACGACCTGCCCTGCATGGACGACGACACGCTGCGCCGTGGCCGGCCCACCGCCCACGTGCAGTTCGACGAAGCCACCGCCATGCTGGCCGGCGATGCGCTGCAGCCGCTGGCGTTCGATCTGCTGGCCTCCATGCCGATCGCGCCCGCGCTGATCGTCCAGGCCACCCAGTCGCTGGCGCGCGCCGCCGGCAGCCAGGGCATGGCGGGCGGCCAGGCGATTGATCTGTTCAGCGTGGGCCGGTCGCTGTCGCGCGATGAGCTGCAGATGATGCACGGCATGAAAACGGGCGCCATGCTCGCATGCAGCGTGGCGCTGGGCGGCATCGTGGCGGGCGCGAGCTCGGCATCGCGCCAGGCGCTGGACGCCTACGCGCAGGCCATGGGGCTGGCATTCCAGGTGGTGGACGATATCCTCGACGTGACCGCCGACAGCGCCAGCCTGGGCAAGACGCCGGGCAAGGACGCCGCCGAGAACAAGCCGACGTATGTATCGCTCCTGGGGCTTGCGGAGGCGCGGGCCTTTGCCGAGGAATTGCGCGAAGCCGCCCTGGCTGCCCTCGGGCCGCTCGGGGATGCGGGCTCGCGCCTGGCCCAACTGGCCGACTTCATCGTTCTTCGAGACCGCTGA
- a CDS encoding exodeoxyribonuclease VII small subunit, producing the protein MAKPTQADPQIDDRPLPQDFETALAELESLVAAMEDGSLPLEQSLAAYRRGVALTRVCQDRLAQAEQQVKVLEGDLLRPLDPAALDDE; encoded by the coding sequence TTGGCCAAACCCACACAAGCTGATCCGCAGATCGACGATCGTCCCTTGCCCCAGGATTTCGAAACGGCCCTGGCCGAGCTGGAATCGTTGGTTGCGGCCATGGAAGACGGCTCGCTGCCGCTTGAGCAATCGCTGGCAGCCTACCGGCGCGGCGTGGCGCTCACGCGGGTCTGCCAAGACCGCTTGGCGCAGGCCGAACAACAGGTCAAGGTCCTGGAAGGCGACCTGCTCCGGCCGCTGGATCCCGCGGCGCTGGATGACGAATAA
- a CDS encoding IclR family transcriptional regulator: MQSFSSGKRIAHPPSKPDEKLELSLPARRKRVAGAGEGANSPDFITALARGLDVLRCFRHGVAALGNLDLARLTGLPKPTISRITYTLTELGYLRYHPDTGKYSPGYGVLALGFGLLAGLEVRELAKASMTDLARDTGGAVALGAFDGDAMTYVEAIHGSSALYLRLPVGYRASLDSAMGRAYLASLPADECAAILARLGQAAPAAAAIDRARSELRDSGCCFAIGEWQSGINAVAVPFTSITGEGVFVMSCGGPASLLEEPDLRARVAPALRAAVAGLAGAPG; encoded by the coding sequence ATGCAATCTTTTTCTAGCGGCAAGCGTATTGCGCACCCTCCTTCCAAGCCGGACGAGAAACTCGAACTCAGCCTGCCAGCACGCCGCAAGCGGGTGGCCGGCGCGGGCGAGGGCGCAAACTCACCGGACTTCATCACTGCATTGGCGCGCGGGCTGGATGTGCTGCGCTGCTTCCGGCATGGCGTGGCCGCGTTGGGCAACCTGGACCTGGCGCGCTTGACCGGCCTGCCCAAGCCCACGATCAGCCGCATCACCTACACGCTGACCGAACTGGGCTATCTGCGCTACCACCCGGACACCGGCAAGTATTCGCCCGGCTACGGCGTCCTGGCGCTGGGCTTTGGCCTGTTGGCCGGGCTGGAAGTGCGCGAGCTGGCCAAGGCTTCAATGACCGATCTGGCCCGCGATACCGGGGGCGCGGTCGCCTTGGGCGCCTTCGACGGCGACGCCATGACCTATGTCGAAGCCATCCACGGCTCATCCGCCCTCTATCTGCGCTTGCCGGTTGGCTACCGCGCCAGCCTGGACAGCGCCATGGGCCGGGCCTACCTGGCCAGCCTGCCCGCCGATGAATGCGCCGCCATCCTGGCGCGCCTGGGCCAGGCGGCCCCCGCGGCCGCGGCGATCGATCGCGCCCGTTCCGAGCTGCGGGATTCGGGCTGCTGCTTTGCGATCGGCGAATGGCAGTCGGGCATCAACGCCGTCGCCGTGCCGTTCACGTCCATTACGGGTGAAGGCGTTTTCGTCATGAGCTGCGGCGGGCCCGCAAGCCTGCTGGAAGAGCCGGACTTGCGCGCCCGCGTGGCGCCGGCATTGCGGGCCGCGGTGGCGGGCTTGGCGGGGGCGCCGGGCTGA
- a CDS encoding Bug family tripartite tricarboxylate transporter substrate binding protein, producing MIRTSFKLLATLVLSAAALGAQADTYPARPIKVISPFPAGGATDVLTRVLAERMAKNLGQPMIVENKAGAGTSIGAAFVSREAPDGYTILMATNSTLVTNRYLYKELPYDPDGFARIGMVGVGPLVLLSSPKRPFNSTQDVVDYAKQNPGKLTFATFGPGTSSHLAGELFKERAGIDILHVPFKGATQALPALISGDVDLFFDMVATGMPQADAGKVKVFAITSPSRLATQPKLGTLAEQGYPAFDMTAWFSFVAPKGTPAPVLERLQAALTETLQDEAVKKRMLDMGIDPRSGTAAELDKQIKTEQPIVSQLIKHANIVLQ from the coding sequence ATGATTCGCACCAGCTTCAAACTGCTCGCCACCCTGGTGCTCAGCGCCGCCGCGCTGGGCGCCCAGGCCGACACCTATCCGGCCCGGCCGATCAAGGTGATCTCGCCCTTCCCGGCAGGCGGGGCGACGGATGTGCTGACGCGCGTCCTGGCCGAGCGGATGGCCAAGAACCTGGGCCAACCCATGATCGTCGAGAACAAGGCCGGCGCGGGCACTTCGATCGGAGCCGCCTTCGTCTCGCGCGAAGCGCCGGACGGCTACACCATCCTGATGGCCACCAACTCCACGCTGGTCACCAACCGCTACCTGTACAAGGAACTGCCCTACGATCCGGACGGTTTCGCTCGCATCGGCATGGTGGGCGTCGGTCCGCTGGTCCTGCTGTCCAGTCCCAAGCGTCCGTTCAACAGCACCCAGGACGTCGTGGACTACGCCAAGCAGAACCCGGGCAAGCTGACCTTCGCCACGTTCGGCCCCGGCACCTCGTCGCACCTGGCCGGCGAGCTGTTCAAGGAACGCGCGGGCATCGACATCCTGCACGTGCCCTTCAAGGGCGCGACCCAGGCCCTGCCCGCGCTGATCAGCGGCGACGTGGACCTGTTCTTCGACATGGTCGCCACCGGCATGCCGCAAGCCGACGCGGGCAAGGTCAAGGTGTTCGCCATCACCAGCCCGTCGCGGCTGGCCACGCAGCCCAAGCTGGGCACGCTGGCCGAACAGGGTTACCCGGCATTCGACATGACTGCGTGGTTCAGCTTCGTGGCGCCCAAGGGCACTCCCGCTCCCGTGCTGGAAAGGCTGCAGGCGGCCTTGACCGAGACCCTGCAGGACGAAGCCGTGAAAAAGCGCATGCTGGACATGGGCATAGACCCGCGCTCGGGCACGGCGGCCGAACTGGACAAGCAGATCAAGACCGAACAGCCGATCGTGTCGCAACTGATCAAGCACGCCAATATCGTCTTGCAATAA